One window of the Chryseotalea sp. WA131a genome contains the following:
- a CDS encoding HAMP domain-containing histidine kinase has translation MFRKLLYFLLGAALFAGMGWWSDHRYHTQFLPQPIASEIYKNTLSEINELDREANILKSLSPVHPSWSAVRHSFLLFDSTTVIAWSNEKFVPEFFTSKDSVFLSQSSRGDFLVKQWKLPEGRWLIGSIPLAERFKVSNQYIHNTWNRTIFPIDGIQILPPSNSLGVKIGTYFNMGDEFLISQLPFDTRTFFLVSICLAFLLGALLVALKSLHRGGYYDVVFLLLFFSLFALRLGMIYSEFPANVGYWSLFDPQKFASSTFNVSLGDFLLNSLVVFCCSTYLFVFHARFKLFSWLATANAFTKFIGSTGLLTVAFFSFLFPFLFYEIIFHNSSIHLDITQFVYFDALRVVAFGCVLLGTLSSFIFCHVCVSWVKHLQTKKEFAITLLTAAAIFILYSWASNHDYKISFLIASVYIALLFYSGLTNSLSKIGFISFSYFLLAIAAYSIQGGLTIRFFSSEATQQSQFRFATNSLVNHDILGEYILYDASKKVSHDLFIQSRLSSPFLPKGVIRQRVQQLYINAYFDRYDVNVYLFDAAGEGIGNQTTDGLASSIQNVQKFTTKTEYEGVYWLKESKARSIKRYLNVIPIYKSTLVGFVLIDLTLKKVAPLSVYPELLIDNRFSQFLNTGDFSYGFYSNGKLIASSGEFNYDRQETTKQIADPIIFTKGVNSFGYDHIAVEDDEGEVVVVSARRYPWFYVVANFAFWFLLGLALVFAWILLYTLYSFSKGNTLNYSSRIQLYIYAAFIIPLVVLAIATLSVTNRTSESQLTTSIESKSELLTETIASWMESEDSTKQVTELSTPLIALSKSSQSDISLYDATGGLLASSQPLIFDNQFLSKQMNRAAWQKIVNEKENYVVTDEQIGNLTYSSSYRALRSSTSGELLGIVNLPFFQSARAIEKSQAIVLSNVLVVFVVVFIVFNLISLFASDWLTFPLRFITKTLGKTTLTGENKPLQWKANDEIGLMVSEYNKMLSNLESSKAALARTQKESAWREMAQQVAHEIKNPLTPMKLTLQQMEQAPEVDERKKRSIKTLLEQVEILNGIATSFSSFAKMPTPVLTKVNIADSLRKAVNLYANGSNGKVTLKVEFDHEAVLGDEQLLIRIFSNLILNGLQSYQRESDASVEVALTKKDKQCLISFSDRGVGISEEDKSKIFTPSFSTKKSGSGLGLAIAKQGIEYMNGVIWFESEVRMGAVFYIKLSLV, from the coding sequence ATGTTCCGAAAGCTTCTTTATTTTCTATTAGGTGCTGCTTTGTTTGCGGGCATGGGTTGGTGGTCGGATCATCGTTACCACACTCAATTTTTGCCCCAACCTATTGCCTCGGAGATTTATAAAAATACCCTCTCAGAGATAAATGAATTAGATCGTGAAGCAAACATTTTAAAAAGTCTTTCTCCTGTTCATCCATCTTGGTCGGCTGTCAGGCACTCGTTTTTACTTTTTGATTCAACCACTGTTATTGCTTGGAGCAATGAGAAATTCGTTCCGGAGTTTTTCACATCCAAGGACTCTGTTTTTTTAAGTCAGTCATCGCGCGGTGATTTTTTGGTTAAGCAATGGAAGTTGCCTGAAGGCCGGTGGTTGATTGGTTCGATCCCCCTTGCGGAACGATTTAAAGTCTCCAATCAATACATTCACAATACTTGGAACCGCACTATTTTTCCAATAGACGGAATTCAAATCCTTCCGCCTTCTAATTCATTGGGCGTAAAGATTGGTACGTATTTTAATATGGGAGACGAATTTCTGATTTCCCAATTACCATTTGACACCAGAACTTTTTTCTTGGTGAGTATTTGTTTAGCGTTTCTCTTGGGGGCATTGCTAGTTGCCTTAAAATCGTTGCATCGTGGGGGCTATTATGATGTGGTGTTTTTGCTTTTGTTCTTTTCCTTGTTTGCCCTGCGATTGGGAATGATTTACTCCGAGTTTCCGGCTAATGTGGGTTACTGGAGTTTGTTTGATCCTCAAAAGTTTGCTTCTTCAACGTTCAATGTTTCGCTGGGCGATTTTTTGTTGAACTCCTTGGTGGTATTTTGTTGTTCTACCTACCTGTTTGTTTTTCATGCTCGGTTCAAGCTTTTCTCGTGGCTAGCCACCGCCAATGCCTTTACTAAGTTTATTGGTTCAACGGGATTGCTAACGGTCGCCTTTTTTTCTTTTTTATTTCCGTTTTTGTTTTACGAAATCATCTTTCACAATTCATCGATCCATTTAGATATTACTCAATTCGTTTATTTCGATGCCCTTCGCGTGGTGGCATTTGGGTGTGTGTTGTTGGGTACATTATCGAGTTTTATATTTTGCCATGTTTGTGTCAGTTGGGTAAAGCACCTTCAAACAAAAAAGGAGTTTGCCATTACGCTGCTAACTGCCGCGGCTATTTTTATTTTGTATTCTTGGGCATCCAACCATGATTACAAAATTTCTTTCCTGATTGCATCCGTTTACATTGCATTGCTTTTTTATAGTGGGCTTACCAACTCACTTTCAAAGATTGGGTTTATCAGTTTCTCTTATTTTTTATTGGCCATTGCAGCTTATAGCATTCAGGGCGGTTTAACCATTCGGTTTTTTTCATCAGAAGCTACGCAGCAATCGCAATTTCGCTTTGCCACTAATAGCTTGGTGAACCACGATATTTTAGGTGAGTATATCTTGTATGATGCCAGCAAAAAGGTTTCGCACGATCTTTTTATTCAAAGTCGCCTAAGCTCTCCTTTTCTCCCAAAAGGAGTAATCCGTCAACGCGTCCAACAACTTTACATCAATGCCTATTTCGATCGCTACGATGTGAATGTATATTTGTTTGATGCAGCAGGGGAGGGCATTGGCAATCAAACCACCGATGGCTTGGCTTCTTCTATTCAGAATGTACAGAAGTTTACCACTAAAACAGAATACGAAGGGGTGTATTGGCTGAAGGAATCGAAAGCACGCTCCATTAAGCGTTACCTGAATGTGATTCCAATCTACAAATCCACTTTAGTGGGATTTGTTTTAATTGACTTGACATTAAAAAAGGTGGCTCCTTTATCCGTTTATCCGGAACTGCTGATCGATAATCGATTTTCACAATTTTTAAATACAGGCGATTTTAGTTATGGCTTTTATTCAAATGGAAAATTGATTGCTTCCAGTGGCGAGTTTAATTACGATCGGCAGGAGACAACAAAACAAATTGCTGACCCTATCATTTTTACCAAAGGCGTGAATTCATTTGGGTATGACCATATTGCCGTGGAAGACGATGAAGGCGAAGTGGTGGTGGTGTCTGCACGCAGGTACCCTTGGTTTTACGTAGTTGCCAATTTTGCATTTTGGTTTTTGTTGGGATTGGCACTGGTGTTTGCTTGGATATTGCTGTATACGCTCTACAGTTTTTCAAAGGGCAATACACTCAACTATTCAAGCCGCATTCAATTATACATTTATGCTGCCTTTATTATTCCGTTGGTAGTGTTGGCGATTGCTACGCTGTCTGTTACCAACCGTACATCCGAATCGCAACTGACAACTTCCATCGAATCAAAATCTGAACTTTTAACGGAAACGATTGCCTCGTGGATGGAGAGCGAAGATTCAACAAAACAAGTAACCGAATTATCCACTCCATTGATTGCCTTGTCAAAATCTTCACAGTCCGACATTTCACTTTACGATGCTACTGGCGGCTTGCTGGCCTCTAGCCAACCGCTGATTTTCGATAATCAATTTTTATCCAAACAAATGAACCGTGCAGCTTGGCAAAAAATTGTAAATGAAAAAGAAAATTATGTAGTGACCGATGAGCAAATTGGAAATTTAACCTACAGTAGTTCCTATCGTGCACTTCGCTCTTCCACTTCAGGCGAATTGTTGGGCATTGTTAACCTTCCTTTTTTTCAATCGGCAAGGGCAATTGAAAAATCGCAGGCGATTGTGCTAAGCAATGTGTTGGTGGTATTTGTGGTCGTGTTTATCGTTTTTAATTTAATTTCTTTGTTTGCCAGCGATTGGCTGACGTTCCCTTTGCGATTTATCACCAAGACCCTCGGCAAAACAACTCTTACGGGAGAAAACAAACCCCTGCAATGGAAGGCCAATGATGAGATAGGCTTGATGGTAAGCGAGTATAATAAGATGCTCAGCAATTTAGAGAGCAGCAAAGCAGCTCTCGCACGCACACAAAAAGAATCCGCTTGGCGCGAAATGGCGCAGCAAGTGGCCCATGAAATTAAAAATCCACTCACCCCTATGAAGCTAACCCTTCAACAAATGGAACAGGCACCCGAAGTGGATGAAAGGAAAAAGCGTTCTATCAAAACGCTTTTGGAACAGGTAGAGATATTAAATGGCATTGCCACTTCCTTTAGTTCATTTGCAAAAATGCCAACACCTGTACTGACAAAAGTGAACATCGCTGATTCGTTGCGTAAGGCTGTAAATCTGTATGCCAATGGAAGCAATGGCAAGGTTACATTGAAAGTAGAATTTGACCATGAAGCCGTGCTGGGCGATGAACAATTGCTCATCCGCATTTTTTCTAATTTAATTTTGAATGGCTTGCAATCGTATCAACGAGAGTCGGATGCTTCTGTGGAAGTTGCATTGACAAAAAAAGATAAGCAATGCCTCATTTCGTTTTCGGATAGGGGAGTCGGCATTTCAGAAGAAGACAAATCCAAAATTTTCACCCCATCTTTCAGCACCAAAAAATCAGGCTCGGGTTTAGGTCTGGCGATTGCCAAGCAAGGAATTGAGTATATGAACGGAGTCATTTGGTTTGAGTCTGAAGTAAGGATGGGAGCCGTATTCTATATTAAGCTTTCGTTGGTTTGA